A window of Thermococcus aggregans contains these coding sequences:
- the thsB gene encoding thermosome subunit beta, producing MAQLAGQPILILPEGTQRYVGKDAQRLNILAARIVAETVRTTLGPKGMDKMLVDSLGDIVISNDGATILDEMDIQHPAAKMMVEVAKTQDKEAGDGTTTAVVIAGELLRKAEELLNQNIHPTIIVKGYTLAAEKAQEILEGIAKDVSPMDEEILMKAATTAITGKAAEEEREYLAKLAVDAVKLVAEEVDGKYQVDIDNIKLEKKEGGSVRDTQLIKGVVIDKERVHPGMPKKVENAKIALINEALEVKETETDAEIRITSPDQLQAFLEQEEKMIKEMVDKIVATGANVVFCQKGIDDLAQHYLAKAGVLAVRRVKKSDMEKLAKATGAKIVTNVRDLTPEDLGYAEVVEERKVAGENMIFVEGCKNPKAVTILIRGGTEHVVDEVERALEDAIKVVKDIVEDGKIVAGGGASEIELTIRLDEYAKQVGGKEQLAIEAFADALKVIPRTLAENAGLDPVETLVKAIAAHKEKGPTIGVDVFAGEPADMVERGVIEPLRVKKQAIKSASEAAIMILRIDDVIAASKLEKEKEGGKGAGGEEETEF from the coding sequence ATGGCCCAGCTTGCAGGCCAACCAATATTGATTCTTCCTGAAGGAACCCAGAGATATGTTGGAAAGGACGCCCAAAGATTGAACATCCTTGCTGCAAGAATCGTTGCGGAAACAGTTAGAACGACTCTTGGGCCAAAAGGTATGGACAAGATGCTTGTTGACAGCCTTGGAGACATAGTAATTAGCAACGATGGTGCCACTATTCTTGATGAGATGGACATTCAGCACCCAGCGGCTAAGATGATGGTCGAGGTCGCAAAGACCCAAGACAAGGAAGCTGGAGATGGTACAACAACAGCAGTTGTTATCGCAGGTGAACTCCTAAGAAAAGCCGAGGAGTTGCTCAATCAGAACATCCACCCAACAATAATTGTTAAGGGTTACACTCTTGCAGCCGAAAAGGCTCAGGAGATACTTGAAGGCATTGCAAAAGACGTTAGTCCGATGGATGAAGAAATACTCATGAAGGCTGCAACAACAGCCATAACTGGAAAAGCAGCTGAAGAAGAGAGAGAATACCTCGCAAAACTTGCTGTTGATGCAGTAAAGCTTGTTGCAGAAGAAGTTGACGGTAAGTATCAAGTTGATATTGATAACATCAAGCTTGAGAAGAAGGAGGGTGGAAGCGTAAGAGACACCCAGCTCATCAAGGGTGTTGTCATCGATAAAGAAAGAGTCCACCCAGGAATGCCAAAGAAAGTTGAAAATGCCAAGATTGCACTCATCAATGAAGCACTTGAGGTCAAAGAGACTGAGACCGATGCTGAAATTAGAATCACAAGCCCAGACCAACTACAAGCATTCCTTGAGCAAGAAGAGAAGATGATCAAAGAAATGGTTGACAAGATCGTTGCAACAGGTGCAAACGTTGTCTTCTGCCAGAAGGGTATTGACGACTTGGCACAGCACTACCTTGCCAAGGCTGGAGTCTTGGCAGTGAGGAGGGTTAAGAAGAGCGATATGGAGAAGCTTGCTAAAGCAACAGGTGCAAAGATCGTCACAAACGTTAGAGACCTTACACCAGAGGACCTTGGTTATGCAGAGGTCGTTGAGGAGAGGAAGGTTGCCGGCGAGAACATGATCTTCGTTGAAGGCTGCAAGAATCCAAAGGCAGTGACAATCCTCATCAGAGGTGGAACAGAGCACGTAGTTGACGAAGTCGAGAGAGCCCTCGAAGATGCAATCAAAGTCGTCAAGGACATCGTTGAGGATGGAAAGATCGTTGCTGGCGGTGGAGCAAGCGAAATTGAGCTTACAATCAGACTCGACGAATACGCAAAGCAAGTGGGTGGAAAAGAACAGCTTGCCATTGAAGCCTTTGCTGACGCATTGAAGGTTATCCCAAGAACCCTTGCAGAGAACGCAGGACTTGATCCAGTAGAGACACTCGTCAAGGCCATTGCTGCCCACAAAGAAAAAGGTCCAACAATCGGTGTAGATGTCTTCGCAGGAGAACCAGCCGACATGGTTGAGAGAGGCGTCATCGAACCATTGAGAGTCAAGAAGCAAGCCATAAAGAGCGCAAGCGAAGCAGCAATAATGATACTCAGAATCGACGACGTCATTGCTGCGAGCAAGCTCGAGAAGGAGAAAGAAGGCGGAAAAGGAGCAGGTGGAGAAGAAGAAACTGAGTTCTGA
- a CDS encoding tetratricopeptide repeat protein, protein MEEFKKALESKDCQKVLEYLDDYLEIIESEEELREILQRLEELALECEEAYELAHEITHIYAHLDELEKGLEVYKRLVEKYRGQGEKYLDALYHLADAYEHFGMPEKAIETYENLLGLERKLENKKEEALTLAHIAINYDELEEAEKAIELMEKASAIFKEIGDERNYLVSLLDLAHFYYELGDYERAEELLSEILKTPRDAEIEANARIVEAEIKAAQEDFKKAFHSLKLALLKSLEVDDEEIFSIAFEALYNFIAELFEEKMYREIYENVERLAEAFEEINKEYEKFFKAVAELAKLKEGLENQYTKLYESITVEELKELLGELKKIGTSVLNLNL, encoded by the coding sequence ATGGAAGAGTTTAAAAAAGCATTAGAAAGCAAGGATTGCCAGAAAGTCCTCGAGTACCTTGATGATTACCTAGAAATTATTGAAAGCGAAGAGGAGCTTAGAGAGATTCTCCAAAGACTCGAAGAACTTGCCCTAGAATGCGAAGAAGCTTATGAGCTGGCTCATGAAATTACTCATATCTACGCTCATTTGGATGAGCTGGAAAAGGGATTAGAGGTTTACAAGAGACTTGTGGAAAAGTATAGGGGTCAGGGAGAAAAATACTTGGACGCCCTCTATCATCTTGCAGATGCCTATGAGCATTTTGGAATGCCAGAAAAGGCAATAGAAACTTATGAAAACCTTTTGGGACTTGAAAGAAAACTTGAAAATAAAAAAGAAGAAGCACTCACACTGGCACACATTGCAATAAACTATGATGAGCTGGAAGAAGCAGAAAAAGCAATAGAACTCATGGAAAAGGCAAGTGCAATCTTTAAGGAGATAGGCGACGAAAGGAATTACCTTGTAAGCTTGCTTGACTTGGCCCACTTCTATTATGAGCTTGGCGATTACGAACGAGCAGAAGAGCTTCTATCAGAAATCCTAAAAACTCCCAGAGATGCAGAAATCGAAGCCAACGCTCGGATAGTCGAAGCTGAGATAAAGGCTGCACAAGAGGACTTCAAAAAAGCTTTTCACTCTCTTAAGCTAGCTCTCTTAAAATCCTTAGAAGTCGATGATGAAGAGATTTTCAGCATTGCATTTGAGGCTCTGTACAACTTCATAGCAGAGCTTTTCGAGGAGAAAATGTACAGAGAAATCTACGAGAATGTGGAAAGGTTAGCGGAGGCTTTTGAAGAAATAAACAAAGAATACGAGAAATTCTTCAAAGCTGTAGCTGAACTTGCAAAACTCAAAGAAGGCTTGGAAAACCAATACACAAAATTGTATGAGAGTATAACTGTAGAAGAACTCAAAGAGCTACTTGGCGAGCTTAAGAAGATTGGAACAAGCGTCTTAAACCTTAACCTTTGA
- a CDS encoding elongation factor 1-beta, with protein MSDFNLVGVIKVMPTDPEVNLDELEAAIRKTLEEKFGGKYGISKIDREPIAFGLVALKVYVLGKDAEGYSFDEVAEAFAQLENVESAEVETVSRF; from the coding sequence ATGAGCGATTTCAATTTGGTAGGAGTTATTAAGGTTATGCCAACTGACCCAGAAGTGAACCTTGACGAACTTGAAGCAGCAATCAGAAAGACACTTGAGGAAAAGTTTGGAGGCAAATACGGAATTTCAAAGATTGACAGGGAACCAATTGCATTCGGATTAGTTGCACTCAAAGTTTACGTACTTGGAAAAGACGCTGAAGGATATTCTTTCGACGAAGTTGCAGAAGCATTTGCCCAATTGGAAAACGTTGAAAGTGCTGAAGTTGAAACCGTTTCCAGATTCTGA
- a CDS encoding zinc finger domain-containing protein, giving the protein MAESIPVCTSCGKEITPREHATHFICPNCGEEVIWRCESCRVLGVTYKCPKCGWEGP; this is encoded by the coding sequence ATGGCAGAAAGCATACCTGTATGTACATCATGCGGAAAGGAGATAACACCAAGAGAGCACGCTACACACTTCATATGCCCAAATTGTGGGGAAGAAGTTATATGGAGATGTGAAAGCTGCCGTGTCCTTGGGGTAACATACAAGTGCCCCAAGTGCGGATGGGAAGGACCTTGA